From the Nostoc sp. PCC 7107 genome, the window AGATAATTTCGCCGAAAGGATGTTTTCTTACAACCTGCGAATTTTTGATAAATTTGCTAAACCAGCCATCAGCCTAGCAATTTTGTGTGATGCTGACTCCACTTGGAGACCAACTGAATATAGTTACAATTATCCTGATTGCAGTCTGGTTTTTAAATTTGGTACCGTCAAACTGCTGGATTATCAAAACCGCTGGACAGAATTAGCAGCCAGCGACAACCCTTTTGCGACAGTTGTCATGGCGCATTTAAAAACGCAGCAAACTAGCAAACAGCCAGGAGAACGGAAAAATTGGAAATTCAGCTTAATTCGCCGACTCTACGAACAAGGGCTAGAAGAAAGAGACATTCGTAACCTCTATCGTTTTATCGATTGGGTTATGATTTTACCAAAAGCATTAGAAGCAGAATTTTGGCAAGACTTTAAGTTATTCGAGCAGGAGCTTACTATGCCTTACATAACTACAGGCGAGCGCATTGGCTACGAGCGAGGCAAAGAGGAACAAACACAAGCACTTGTTTTAAAACTACTGCAAAGACGGGTAGGAAATTTACCCGACGAAGTTCGTCAACAAGTTCAAAGTCTTTCTCTAGAACAATTGGAAGCACTGGGTGAGGCTTTATTAGATTTTAGTAACATTAACGACTTACTTAATTGGTTAGCAGTGAATTAAAAACATTTTGGACTGATGAAAGTAATTAATAATTATTAGAAAAGCATGGCATGAGTTATATAACTACAGGCGAGCGTATTGGCTACGAGCGAGGAAAAGAGGAACAAACACAAGCACTTGTTTTAAGACAACTACAAAGACGGGTAGGAAATTTAGCTGACGAAGTTCGTCAACAAGTTCAAAGTCTTTCTCTAGAACAATTGGAAGCACTGAGTGAGGCTTTATTAGATTTTAGTGCGATCGCTGATTTACTCAACTGGTTACAAACCAATCAAACAGTATAGTTTAAGTTTTGTAACTAATAAAAGTAAAAAATAATCCTCACTTCTTTTGGCGAACCTAAAAGTAATAATTCTCCAAAAAAATAATCAAGAAATTCAGAACCAACAAATTCTCTATAACTTTCTATCCAACTGATTTGTAAAATATCCGATTTAGGCGGATAATTCGGATTAAGAGAATATAATTTTGCTTCCTCCGGCCATTGTTCGTAAGGGAATGGCTGATTACTAGAAAACAAGTTTGCGTACTGTGGTTCAACCAAGCCGTAAAATGTAATGGGTTTTTCCCAATCAAAATTGAGCAATTCTTGAACCATAAGCCAAGAAGCATCCCAACAATCATCATCTTGAATATGCGATTTCAAAAAAGGTGAAAGGTCTTGTGGCAGACCTCGTGGTCGAGATATAGGTCTGATATCTGCACCATACCACCGTAAAAATCTTTCTTGACGGACACCAGCTAGAACAGCAAAAAACTCATAGTGTGTGCCGATATCTATTCTTTTTAGAGGTGAAAATTCTGCGGTTGATTTTTTTAGACCCCGACCTTTTGGTTTTAGCACTGCTGTCCATTGTCCATTTTGTAGAGACTCTACAAATATTTGGATTTGAGTACTCATAATTGGTGCAAATAAATTATTTTTTTTGGGAAAGGCGTTTTGCCTCTCCCTATTTATCAACCCACTCCCAAATAATTCTTTACAATCTGCAAAATTCGCTCGGCTGCATGGCCGTCACCAAAAGGATTTATAGCATTAGCCATTGCATCATACGCCGCCGGGTTACTCAACAACTCCGCTGCCGCAGTTAAAATACTCTCGCTTTCAGTTCCCACTAATTTAGCTGTACCCGCCGTTACCGCTTCAGGACGTTCTGTGGTTTCTCGCAAAACTAATACTGGTTTACCTAAACTGGGTGCTTCTTCTTGCAAACCACCAGAATCAGTTAATAAAAAATGCGATCGCCCAATTGCACCCACTAATTCGGCATAATCTAAAGGTTCGGTTAAAAATACTCGCTGATGTTGCCCTAATAATGCTTGCAATGGTTCCCTAACTGTCGGGTTGCGATGCAGTGGTAACACCAAAGCAGTATCAGCAAACTTATCTAATATTTGCAGAAAACCTTGAGCGATCGCTTGTAATGGTTCTCCCCAATTTTCCCGACGGTGAACTGTAGACAACAACACGCGATATTCATTCCAGTTCAAACCAGGGACATTACAAGCTGGTTGACTCGCCGCCACATTCAACAGTGCATCAATAACTGTATTCCCCGTCAGGTGAATTTCGCCCAACACCCCAGAACGTTGTAAATTCTCTACCGCCAAAGTCGTTGGCGCAAAATGCAGTTGCGTAATTTGGGAAATTAAGCGTCGATTCGCTTCTTCTGGATAAGGATTGTAAATATTATCAGTTCTTAACCCTGCTTCTACATGACCGACAGGAATTTTTTGATAAAAAGCTGCCAAAGCCGCAGCAAAAGCTGTTGTCGTATCTCCTTGGACGATAACTAAATCTGGTTTATTTTTTTGAAATAACTCTTCTAGTCCGCGTAAGCTGCGACAGGTAATATCACTTAAAGATTGTTGAGGCTGCATAATCTCTAGATCTTCATCTGCTTTCAGGTTAAACAGTTGCATTACTTGTTCAACCATCTCCCGATGCTGTCCAGTTAAAATTACTCGCAACTTAAAGCTAGGAGATTTTTGAAAAACCTGAATCACAGGCGCTAATTTAATCGCCTCTGGACGTGTACCTAAGATAATGCCAACTCGCTTTTGATTAGTCATGGCTATATAGTCATTAGTCATTGGTCAATAATAAATGGTCAATCACTACAAATGACAAATGACTAAGAACAAAGCACAAATAATAAACATGAAAAAACCCGGCTGAACCGGGCAGATGTACTGTTTGTCATGTTTAACGCAATAGTTATTTGAGTTATTTGATTTCACAAGTTAAAGGACAAGCTGCATATACAGAGGTCTGTTGTAATTCTTCAGATTCTCCATGCAACCAGCTTAACCATTTGATTTGACTGGGGTGTACACCTTTGAGTGTCAGAACAGCAGCTGCGATCACAACTGCCAAAATATTGAATAAAATTAACCCACCGCCTACTAGTAAAACTGCACTAACAGGCATCACTGATTGTAAAACAATCGACAACAGACATCCAACCGTAGCCATCAAAACAACTAATGGAAAACCGACAACTAACAAACATACTGCCAACGTGAAAGTCCATATCAAAAAGCTTTTAATCATCATTAAGGAGTAGGTCTTTCCGAGATTAGAGCTTTGAGTTTGAGCCAAAACCATGACTTTTCCTCCTACAGGTACACAGCAATAAACGTAAATTTCAGTTAGATACCGCTGTTGGCGAATCAACTGATTCCTTCAGTGAATTCCAGTATATAAACAGGACTAGGAAAAATGAGCATTTAGTAACTTAACTTTACAGTTAATTTTTTGTAATTATGAATGTAAAGTTCAGTTGCTTTCTTGCTAGATCACTAGTTCCTGCTATCTACCTCAAGGAGTAGAAGCCCCATCACATCAGCTTGTAAAGGATAGTTTCAATGCCTCAAATTGATCCCCTTAATATTTCTTATAAAAAAGAGTACTGTCTCTCATAATTCGTCTATCTATCTGAAAAAAATACCTGCTGCTGATTTGGCTTTTAATTGCTAGTAAATTACCGTGATTTTGGGGAAAATTTTCTCATCTAAAAGCAAGAGATTTTCAAGATTCAATAAAAGTATTAATTATTGCTCTAATTTACCAGGGTTATTACTGAAGGATATCTCAGGATATAATGTGCTAAACAGGTGTATATGGACTTAATGTATTTCTAACATAATGGCAAAACTTGTATGTCATATAAAAAAGTATACTAGCAGCCATGCCAAATGTAACGAAATATTGCTTTAAAGTGTTCAGCTAAGGAACAGCAACAAACCTGCTGTCCGCCGTCCTTAGAATCACCGAGACAGCTTTTTTGCAGATTCAACTTGATAACTGCTTAATTTTGAAGATATATGACAGAAACATCGCCACCAGCCAATTCCAATCCTGTTGCTTCTCGGAATGTGCCACCCATGCCACCGCCACCACCATCATTAATGACACAGCGGCAGCATACACAAACTTTGGATATGTCAACCCATCGAAATACAACTCAACCTGCTCCACCGCCACCAGCAGCAGGTCATCGTCCAGGAACTCCCCCACCAGCAGCTAAAAGCAATCCTACTGGATTAAGTTTGGCGCAAATCATCAAAGAAGCTTTTGATAAAGGTTATTCCGATGTTCACTTGGGTGTAGGTGAAGTACCTCGCTTCCGCAACCGTGGCGAAATTCAACCAACCGAGTATCCAGAAACAGATCATGAAACTTTCATGGGTTGGTTGCGAGAGGTAATGACGGAAGCAGAAATTCAGCGATTTGAAGAACACCTAGAATTTGATGGTGCAACTCAGTATGAATTCGCCCGTGTACGGATTAACGTTTTTGGCTCAATGAAAGGCCATGCACTGGTGCTACGGTTAATTCCCCTAACAATCTTATCGATGGAACAATTGAGATTACCGCCAATTTTCCGAGATATCTGTCATCACCATAAAGGCTTAATCTTAGTCACTGGGCCGACTGGTTCTGGTAAATCAACAACTATGGCGGCGATGATTGACTATATTAATCGAGAAATGGCCAAGCACATCATCACCATTGAAGATCCTGTGGAATTTGTTCACAAAAGCCGCAAGTCCTTGGTCAAGCAAAGGGAAGTGGGGATGCACACCCGCAAATTTGATAATGCTTTAAAAGCAGCTTTGCGGGAAGATCCAGACTTGATTCTGGTGGGGGAAATGCGGGATAAAGAAACAGTCAATACCGCCTTGAAAGCTGCCCAAACTGGTCACTTAGTCATGGGAACCTTGCACACCAACAGTGCGGTGAAAACGATTGAACGGATTCTCAATTTATACTCTGGTGAAGAACAGGATGCCATGCGGGTAGCCCTGGCAGAATCTTTAGTAGCCATCATCGCCCAAGGATTATGTCGTACGACCGATGGTAAACGAGCTGCATTCCACGATATCTTAATTAACACTGAGGCGGTTAAAGAATGGGTCAAAGACGGTAAGTACGATGAAATTGGTGAACTGATGAAACAAGCCGGTTTTGACGGTATGATTACGATGAATCAGTCGCTACTCAATCTTTACCAAGAAGGTCGCATTACTGAAGAAACAGCTTTAGAAATGTCACCAACTCCTAACGAAATGGCTCAGTTTCTCCGAGGACGAGTTTAATTACAGTAAAGGTAAAAAGTAACGCCTCTACTTTTTACCTCCAATTTCCCCAACCCCTGTAACTAACTTGAGTACAAATAAACTCTTTTTACCTAAAGTTTTTAAAGGCATTGCCTTATTTACACCCGGAGGCGATTTGATTTATTGCATCGACCCGAATAAACAGGGTCGATGGCATTTGCATTTGTGTGCTGCGTTACAAGAAATTCTCGATTTACCAGAACCGCCTCATTTTTTAGTTCCTTGTTATACAGCTACAGTTGACCACTGGTTAGATCCCCATACTCATCAAATTCGGACTTTTGCAGAAGCCTATCCAGCAGTTCTGCAACATCAATCTTTATTAAATGCCATTTTTGATACGGGTGATTTAGTATGGCAAGCAACACCTTGGCAAGATGGATTATGCGATCGCATGGTGTTGGCAACTTATCGTTCTACATTTCCCCAACTTTGGGAAGACCACGACTTAATTATTAACTTAGACTTATCGGAAAAGGCTCCCAAATATTATCCACCAGTGAGAGCCACACAAAACGTACAGCAAAAAAATCAATGTTACGTTTTGCGTTTATTTATTGCCGGTCATAGTGCTAATACAGAAAGGATTCTGCATAATTTACACGAAATGTTAGAGCGATCGCTCAGATGTCCCTACACTATGAAAGTGATTGATGTTCTAACTCATCCAGAACAAGCAGAAATCGATCAGGTGTCTGCAACTCCTACTCTCGTAAAAGTTTGGCCTCAACCGATTCGCCGAATCGTTGGCGATTTAGATAACGCTGAGAAAATCTTCCAAATGTTAGGTACGAAAGAAAAGTTATAAAAAATTTATCAGATTTTGTGTTGAGCAAGTAAATATAGCAATCCTAGTTTGAGTTAAGAACACCAACAGAGCATTTTAGGACTGCTATATCAACAATTCAATCTCATAAACAGCGTTCAATTGTGGCTAACACAGACTGAGAAAGACTAGAAAAATCATAGCCGCCTTCCAAACCAAAGAGAATTTTCCGAGTTATACCCAAACAATATTCAGTAAATAAACCATAATCATCTGGTAGTAAATTCATATTTGCCAAAGGATCTGCGGTGTTAGCATCATAACCGGCGCTGACAATTAATAAATCAGGGTGAAAGTTTTCTAAGAATGGGATTAGTTTGTTTTCTAACAATGGGCGATAGGCAGAGATATTGCTACCAGGCGGCAGCGGCGCATTTAAAACGTTATTATGATAACCATGTTCCGATGCTTTTCCAGTACCGGGATAGCAAGGATACTGATGAAGAGAACAGTAGGCAATCTGTGGATGAGTTTCTACGATCGCCTGAGTTCCATTACCATGATGTACATCCCAATCGAGAATAGCCACACGCTTAATTTCTGGTTGTTCTAAAGCATAAAATGCGGCGATCGCCGCATTAGAAAGTAAACAAAAACCCATCCCTGCATCACTTTCCGCATGATGTCCCGGTGGACGCGCCAACACAAAAGCAGGATTTTCTTCAGCTAAGACAATATCAATACCATCTAGCCAAGCACTCACCGCCAATAAGGCTACATCATAGCTATTGGGAGAAACTGGGGTATCACCATCAAGATAGCCACCACCACTAGCAGAAATTTCCCCAAGTTTTTTCACGTAAGCTGGGCTGTGAGCTTGTAATAACAAAGACATCAGTGATGGTTTGTCGGCGACTGGAGTAGGCTCGCGCCAAGCAATCTTTTCGGCAAACGCAGCTTCTTTTAAAGCGTTGACAATCGCTGTCAAACGTTCTGGTTTTTCTGGATGATAATTTCCAGTCTTGTGATTCAAAAACTCATCAGAATAGATGACTGGGAGCATAGAAGGCAATCATCAAAGTTACTGAATGCCATTGTAGCTTCAGTAGTCTTTTGTCAATCTTATCAATTCATCAGTAGGTTCATCCTACATTTCGGAAACTAAAGCCGGGTTAATCTTTACCAAGTTCAGCAAGTAACCGCCTAATTACCACTGCATCTTCCGCATCAGGAACTTTGGATAAATAATTTTGTAAGTCTTCAGCTGCTTGTAGATGATGTCCTAGTTGATAGTAAAGCAGACCGCGATCGCGAATTTCTAACATCGCCATCGGAAATAGCAATAAAATTCGTTCTACCGCAGCCAGCGTTTTGGCCAAGTCTTGCTGCTTGAGATATATGTACTTTAAATTTGTCAGCATTCTGGCTAAAAATTGCCGATTGCTGACAGTGGCTAAAAATTCGGGTTTGAGGCTGACAGGTTGCTGAAACATCTGAGTCAGTCTTTCCTGACAGTCTTCTGCAAACATCACCTCACCACGATTGAACGCATCAACAAAAATCTCCATATCTGGAATATCTGGACGTATGAGAAAATGTCCCGGTAATCCTATACCCACCATCGGGAAATCAATTCTTTGGGCAATTTCTAGGTAAACCAGCGCTAAAGTAATCGGAATTCCTGTGCGACGGTCGATCACATCATTTAAAAAGCTGTTGCAGGGGTCATAATAGTTGCTATGATTGCCCGTAAATCCTAAATCATCATATAAATACTGATTCAAGCTTTGAATCAACCGTAGTGGATAACGTGAAGTTGGTAAACGTTCTTGAACCTCTTGTGCCATTGTATTGAGGGCATCGAGATATTCTTCCAGGTCAAGGTTAGGATATTCTTCTTGGGCAATGTACAGTGCTGCCTTAGCCAAGTTGATATACTCGTCAGGTTGCTGAATCTCTTGGTAAAAATATTGTCTTGCTGACGAGAAATTCATAAGCAAATTCGGCTGTAAATGTATAGATGAAGCCAGAGCAAATAGGGACTGAGCGATTTTTGCGCTTATCTTCATCTTAAGTTAAGAGGATGAAAGTAAAAACGCAGAATTGAGAATCAAGCAATTTCATCTAGATGTAAACGCCCGCGTCATTAATATTTAGTTTTGTGTTTGGACTGTAATGTAATATTCTTTACTTAAAATCCTGAAGGGGTGACAAAGCGGCTGAAGCCAAGAAAATAGAGGAGCGTGACCGTTTTGGGGTAAAAAAAGATAGGTCAGGTATTCTCAACAAGACCTATCAAATGATAATGTTACCTAAATTCTACCAAAACTGCTTTCAAAATGTACTGACACCCGCACAGTACAAGATGCTAGAAATCTTACTAATGCTATTGCAATTTCATAAAACTGTGACAATTGAGAAACTAGCAACAGTATTTCCACAACCGATAAAATTTGAAAGTCGGAGGCGGAGTATACAAAGATTTTTACTACTACCTCAGTTGTCGATTCCATATCTGTGGTTTCCCCTGCTCAAACGATGGGTGAAAAATAGTCTGAAAAGAGGAGAGAAACGGCTAATATTTGCGATTGATAGAACACAATGGCGTTCACAAAATGTATTTGTAATTAGTTTAATAGAACAAAAAAGAGCAATACCTGTGTACTGGCTATTGTTACCTAAAAAAGGATGTAGCAATTTGGGAGAGCAGAAAAAATTAATTCGTCCACTATTGCAGTTATTTAAGGGATATCAAATGCTGGTACTGGGAGATAGAGAATTCCACAGTATAAAACTAGCAAATTGGTTACATAGCAAGGGCATTGACTTTGTATTGCGTCAGAAACAAGGTACTTATATTCGGCAAGAAAACCAATCACACCAACGCTTACAATCTTTGGGATTAACTCCTGGCATCTCGTTTTTTTTGACAGGGATTCAAGCAACTAAACAGAAAGGGTTTGCCAATTTTAATCTCGCCGGATATTACAAGCGCAAATATCGTGGAGTTGTTGAGCCTGCTGGCTGGTTTTTATTAACTAACCTTGATAGTCTCAAAGATGCCATTAAAGCATTTAAGTTGCGGAGTGGTATCGAAGCCATGTTTAAAGATTGTAAAACTGGGGGGTATAATCTCGAATCTACTTATGCTGATGGTCAACGTTTGATAGCACTGATTTTATTAATTGCTATTGCCTATACTTGTGCTATTTTAGTTGGTCGTAATTCTCGCTCCTCTGGACTACAAAAATATGTTGGTCGTCTGAAGGAGTTACAACGATTGCACCGCCGACATAGTGCTTTTTGGATTGGTTTGTATGGTCAGTTATGGGTAGGGGCAATGGAATTTTGGGCTGATTTAGCTCATGAATTGATGCGCCTCAAGCCCAGTAAACTGCCATATTTTCAACAAGGTCTACGGGCTATGACTCTTATCCAGTCTGCTTTATAACTTTTTTGTCACCCCTTCAGCTTAAAATCTTTACCAAAATTAGACAAAATAATAATAAAACTTATCAACTAAATTGTGATTAATTATGATTGGAATTAGTTTTTATAAAATCTTTATTTCCGGGAAAGATATATAAAATTGTGTTTATTTTAATTTCAAATAAGCATCATATTGGATTTATATTATTTTTATATATAAATGTAAAAATCTTTTGAAGATATTGATTTTGTTTACAAAGTTTTATTGTAAAACTGAGCTTGTTTTTCGCTCATAAGCATTATTGAATCAATCTTTTAGAGTAAATATACATAATTTGAAATTTAATTATTGTGTAAACTACCGTATTTATACTATCCAAAAGAGTAGTTAACTATTAATGTAATTACATAGACAAGTGAGAGAAAAATAAAGTTCACCTCACTCATATCCTGAATGCAGAAATGTATTTTCAAGGTGTAGTTATAGTACCCATCTCAATTATCAGCGATCGCGGCTAGAGAATAAGTAATTTTGTGACCATAGCACTTGGGGCTTCATGGCATAAAATTTGCTGGAATTTTTCAAATTTCATCAAAAAATATTGGCACTATTCACGTTTAATTGGTAGAAATACATGAAATCTCTGAAGAGTTTTCTAAAAACTGGTGCATTTTCTTTATTAGGTTTAGGATTAGTCACTGCACCTGCTCAAGCTGTCAATATCACTACTAGCAGCGAAATCGACCCAAATGTGTTAGTTAACAACATTTTAGGTTCAGGGATTACAATATCTAATGCTACATACCAAGGTGCATCAATAGCATCTGGAACTTTTACAGGTGGTTTAGCTTCAGGTATTGGCATAGAAAGTGGTATTATTTTCACTACTGGTAATGCTAACTTGGCAATTGGGCCAAATACTAGTGAGAGTGCATCCAGGAAGAATAATCTTGCGGGAGATTCAGATTTAAGTGCTTTGATTTCTGGAGTCACAACTTTTGATGCTAGTGTCCTAGAATTTGAGTTTACATCAACAACTGGCAATCTCTTTTTTAATTATGTTTTTGCATCAGAAGAATATAATGAATATGTGAATTCTAAGTATAACGATGTATTTGGATTTTTCTTGGATGGAAAAAATATTGCCTTAATAGATGGAACTAACACCCCAGTTTCTATTAATACTGTTAACGGTGGTAATCCTTTCGGTAATAAGGCAACAAATCCACAATTATTTAATAATAATTCTATAGCTGATGGTGGAGCAATTTATAATCTTCAATATGATGGTTTCACAAATGTATTTTCTGCTCAATTCAAAGGATTAAGTGAAGGTACACATCGCCTGAAAATCGCAATTGCAGATGTGGGAGATTATCGTTATGATTCTGCTGTGTTTATTCAAGCAGGTACTTTTTCTGCTCAACCTCTAAAAGAAGAAGTACCCGAACCTACACCTGTTCTTCAACCAGAAATTCCCGAACCTACACCTGTTACTGAACAAAAAGTACCTGAGCCTACGACTGTTTTAGGTTTGTTGGCTAGTGCAGCCTTTGGTGCTACATCCCTACGCAAGTGGAAGTAACAAAAAACACTTAATTAATCCCTCTAAAGAGGGATTAATCTTCTGCGTAAGAATGCGATAGTAATAATTTAGATTGCAAAATTTTCAATCAATTATAAATTGCCTTAATTTGTAATTTTGACATCTCCAAACTTTTTCTAAAGTTATATCTCCAGCTAGATACTCAAAACTGAAAAGAAGCGAAACCATTCATAATTATTTGAGGAAATAAACATTATGAATAGTAATAATCTCTTGGTTAGGAAAAGTAAAAGATTGATTCAAAAGATAGCAGATATTCCCTTTGCAATTTTCTATCCCGAAAAATATAAAGACTACAGAGAACTGTCTTATTGGCAGGCTACTTTAGAAAAAGAAGGGCAACTTGGAAATGAACATTACTCATATTTTTACACTGCCTACTTTGATTTAGAACCCAGCTTTTATTCGAGTAAACGAGTTCTTGATATTGGTTGTGGGCCGCGTGGCAGCCTAGAATGGGCTGATTCAGCATCTGAACGGATTGGTTTAGATCCTTTAGCTGATGAGTATTTAAAGCTGGGAGCAGACAAACATAAGATGAGCTATGTGGCTGCACCCTCAGAAAAAATTCCCTTTGCCGAGCAATACTTTGATATAGTTTGCAGCTTTAATTCTTTAGATCATGTAGCAGACTATCAAGCAACGGCATCAGAGATTAAGCGAGTTGTCAAACCTGGTGGTTTATTTTTGATGATAGTAGAAGTCAATCATCCACCCCGCCCCCATGAACCTATTTCTCTGAGTTGGCAAACAACAGACGACTTCTTAGATGTATTTGATGTAATGAGTGTACGTCGTTACGAAATTGGCAATCACGATATATATGGTCAATTACTTAAAGACGATCGCTTTGATGAGACCAAGAAAAAGAAGCGCCCAGGAATCTTGACAGCTAAATTTGTCAAACGAGTATAAAAACTTTTTGTCTAAAATTACCTGTCCCTCAGCTGCAATTAGCACATTGCGAGATGTCACTGCCAGCATCTCGCAATTAAATCATTTCTGATTTTTCTCTGTCTACAAACATCAAAAATTAATCTCTTGATTACTTCGCATATCGACGCGGAGTATAAACTGAGATGCTACCATCACTACGTTGAATAGTTTTAGTTTGGCTAGAACCAACAATAATCACCGTTCGCATATCGGCGACATCTGGTGTTAACTGGTCAAGATTAATCACCTTAACCGTTTGTCCTGGTCTGCCCAGATTTTTACCTAATACTACGGGAGTTTCTGGTGGGCGATACCGCAGTAATATATCTCTGGTGGCTGCAAGTTGCCAAGTACGCTCTTTGGAAACAGGGTTGTAAAATGCGATCGCAAAATCTGCTTCAGCCGCCGCCGCAATTCGTTGTTCAATAATTGACCAAGGCTTCAAAATATCTGACAGTGAAATCGCGCAGAAGTCATGCCCCAAGGGTGCGCCAACCGACGCGGCTGCTGCTTGCATGGCAGAGATTCCTGGCGCAACGTAAATTTCGATACTGTCCCATTCTGGTTGAGGATGACGGTCAAGGACTTCAAACACAGCCGCTGCCATTGCATATATCCCCGGATCACCAGAAGAAACCACCGCGACATATTTACCTGTGGCGGCTAAATCCAGCGCCATTGTCGCCCGTGCAATTTCTTCACGGTTATCAGATTCATGGCGTTGTTTGCCATCAGCCAAAGCACCAACTAAATCGAGGTATGTTTTGTAACCTACAAGGTCAGTTGCAGCTTTGAGAATTTCCTTGACTTCTGGAGACATCCAAGATGCAGAACCGGGGCCAGTGCCAATTATGGCTAATTTACCACGCGGTTGACCAATGGTGTTGGGGTCAATTGGTTGGGGTGCGATCGCTAGTGCTATTTCAGTAGATGCAGTAGCAATTAGTTTACCAGATGAACCAGTTGCTTCCAGAGCGATCGCTTGTGCAGAGATATTACCTTGGGTAAAAAAGCGAGTAACGACACCAAAAGCATCAGCCATAGCATGAATTGACGGATTAGCTGCAATACTAATAGGGGCAAATATTCCAGCTACAGAGGCAGGTGCAAGTTTAGCATCTACGAGTATTTGCTCAACTCTAGTTAAATTAATAGAAGGATGAGTAATGGCGATCGCTATAGTTTTGGGATGGTAAACCAGACAATTAGCGGTAGAGTGTACTAAACTTTCTGTAACTCGAATTGTCAATTTTCCGTGAGTATCAATGGGTAATTGACTATTACTCAACCAAGGTGCAGTTCCTTCCAATTTTACCTGCGCCCCCGCTAACAAATCTGAAATAAAAGTTTTAGCATCATCTGAGTTGGCTAAATGATAGCCAGCAGGAGGCGATAACAACGCTGTCCGAAAACGAATATCCCCCGTAGTTGTAATCGCTGCTTTCACTTCCAACACCTCAGCAATGCGGCGTGCTAAATCATTGACTCCACTCAACCCACCCAATAAAGGCACTACCGCACTACCATCTTCCGCCACAGCCAACACGGGCGGTTCTTGACGCTTATCAGAAATCAAAGAAGCTAAGGTTCTAATCAGAATACCAGCAGCACAAATGCCAATTACGGGTGTTCCCGCAGCAAACAACTCCCGCAACGTCTCGCCAAAATTGCTAAAACTAACATCAACTCCAGAAGTGCGTCCTGCCAAACCATATAATCTTGCTCCTGGCAAGATACTCATAATTTTACGGGCTATGACCACACTATTTTGACCCAACACTACAACCGCAGGTACAACCTTGATCATGAGACTTCTGGAATTTGAGTAGATATCGTGCAGAGTTTATAGTATAAGTCTTGTAGAGACTTTGTAACGTCTCTACAAGACTTATAATTGGAATTCCCTCAGTCTGAGTAA encodes:
- a CDS encoding SirB1 family protein, with the protein product MNFSSARQYFYQEIQQPDEYINLAKAALYIAQEEYPNLDLEEYLDALNTMAQEVQERLPTSRYPLRLIQSLNQYLYDDLGFTGNHSNYYDPCNSFLNDVIDRRTGIPITLALVYLEIAQRIDFPMVGIGLPGHFLIRPDIPDMEIFVDAFNRGEVMFAEDCQERLTQMFQQPVSLKPEFLATVSNRQFLARMLTNLKYIYLKQQDLAKTLAAVERILLLFPMAMLEIRDRGLLYYQLGHHLQAAEDLQNYLSKVPDAEDAVVIRRLLAELGKD
- a CDS encoding IS4 family transposase, whose protein sequence is MLPKFYQNCFQNVLTPAQYKMLEILLMLLQFHKTVTIEKLATVFPQPIKFESRRRSIQRFLLLPQLSIPYLWFPLLKRWVKNSLKRGEKRLIFAIDRTQWRSQNVFVISLIEQKRAIPVYWLLLPKKGCSNLGEQKKLIRPLLQLFKGYQMLVLGDREFHSIKLANWLHSKGIDFVLRQKQGTYIRQENQSHQRLQSLGLTPGISFFLTGIQATKQKGFANFNLAGYYKRKYRGVVEPAGWFLLTNLDSLKDAIKAFKLRSGIEAMFKDCKTGGYNLESTYADGQRLIALILLIAIAYTCAILVGRNSRSSGLQKYVGRLKELQRLHRRHSAFWIGLYGQLWVGAMEFWADLAHELMRLKPSKLPYFQQGLRAMTLIQSAL
- a CDS encoding choice-of-anchor L domain-containing protein — protein: MKSLKSFLKTGAFSLLGLGLVTAPAQAVNITTSSEIDPNVLVNNILGSGITISNATYQGASIASGTFTGGLASGIGIESGIIFTTGNANLAIGPNTSESASRKNNLAGDSDLSALISGVTTFDASVLEFEFTSTTGNLFFNYVFASEEYNEYVNSKYNDVFGFFLDGKNIALIDGTNTPVSINTVNGGNPFGNKATNPQLFNNNSIADGGAIYNLQYDGFTNVFSAQFKGLSEGTHRLKIAIADVGDYRYDSAVFIQAGTFSAQPLKEEVPEPTPVLQPEIPEPTPVTEQKVPEPTTVLGLLASAAFGATSLRKWK
- a CDS encoding class I SAM-dependent methyltransferase, which encodes MIQKIADIPFAIFYPEKYKDYRELSYWQATLEKEGQLGNEHYSYFYTAYFDLEPSFYSSKRVLDIGCGPRGSLEWADSASERIGLDPLADEYLKLGADKHKMSYVAAPSEKIPFAEQYFDIVCSFNSLDHVADYQATASEIKRVVKPGGLFLMIVEVNHPPRPHEPISLSWQTTDDFLDVFDVMSVRRYEIGNHDIYGQLLKDDRFDETKKKKRPGILTAKFVKRV
- the cobJ gene encoding precorrin-3B C(17)-methyltransferase — protein: MIKVVPAVVVLGQNSVVIARKIMSILPGARLYGLAGRTSGVDVSFSNFGETLRELFAAGTPVIGICAAGILIRTLASLISDKRQEPPVLAVAEDGSAVVPLLGGLSGVNDLARRIAEVLEVKAAITTTGDIRFRTALLSPPAGYHLANSDDAKTFISDLLAGAQVKLEGTAPWLSNSQLPIDTHGKLTIRVTESLVHSTANCLVYHPKTIAIAITHPSINLTRVEQILVDAKLAPASVAGIFAPISIAANPSIHAMADAFGVVTRFFTQGNISAQAIALEATGSSGKLIATASTEIALAIAPQPIDPNTIGQPRGKLAIIGTGPGSASWMSPEVKEILKAATDLVGYKTYLDLVGALADGKQRHESDNREEIARATMALDLAATGKYVAVVSSGDPGIYAMAAAVFEVLDRHPQPEWDSIEIYVAPGISAMQAAAASVGAPLGHDFCAISLSDILKPWSIIEQRIAAAAEADFAIAFYNPVSKERTWQLAATRDILLRYRPPETPVVLGKNLGRPGQTVKVINLDQLTPDVADMRTVIIVGSSQTKTIQRSDGSISVYTPRRYAK